One region of Acetonema longum DSM 6540 genomic DNA includes:
- a CDS encoding UDP-glucose dehydrogenase family protein gives MKIAIAGTGYVGLVSAVVLAHVGHHVVCVDVDETKIEQLKKGICPIHEPDLPELMTENFCRLAFTTDYAAAYSDKDIIFIAVGTPEKVDGSANMSYVYAVAEQIAASVTRDCVVVVKSTVPIGTNEKVEQHLKKHLKRDVAIEVVSNPEFLSQGTAIKDMLHGSRIVVGTDSESARRVIASIYENLDQPVIFTDRRSAEMIKYASNDFLALKISYINEIANICEVLGANVVDVARGMGMDPRIGDKFLRAGIGYGGSCFPKDTKALHWLGNFHDQELKTVKAAIEVNENQKLRLIKKARKYYSSFEGITVAVLGLTFKPGTDDLREAPSLANIPILLDDGAKVKAYDPCGVENFKRKVSGDIVYCATPEETLRDADICFILTEWPEVMELQPNHFLTMRRPIILDGRNCYDPGLMGDYPLIYDSIGRTIISNLD, from the coding sequence TTGAAAATAGCAATTGCCGGCACAGGCTATGTTGGTCTTGTTTCAGCCGTTGTACTAGCTCATGTTGGTCACCATGTCGTCTGTGTGGACGTAGACGAGACCAAGATTGAGCAATTGAAAAAAGGCATTTGTCCCATCCATGAACCAGATCTGCCCGAGTTGATGACAGAAAACTTCTGTCGTCTTGCCTTCACCACCGATTATGCCGCCGCTTATTCAGATAAGGATATCATATTTATCGCCGTGGGTACGCCGGAAAAGGTGGACGGCTCAGCCAATATGTCATATGTTTATGCCGTTGCCGAGCAGATTGCCGCCTCCGTTACCCGCGACTGCGTAGTGGTGGTGAAGTCCACCGTACCCATCGGCACCAATGAAAAAGTAGAACAGCATCTGAAAAAGCATTTGAAACGCGATGTTGCCATCGAGGTGGTTTCCAATCCGGAGTTTTTGTCTCAGGGCACTGCAATAAAGGACATGCTTCACGGCAGCCGTATCGTGGTGGGTACGGACTCGGAATCCGCCCGCCGGGTGATAGCCAGCATCTATGAAAATCTGGATCAGCCCGTTATATTCACTGACCGCCGCAGTGCGGAGATGATTAAATATGCCTCCAATGACTTTTTAGCCTTGAAAATCTCCTACATAAACGAAATTGCTAACATCTGTGAGGTACTGGGAGCAAATGTGGTGGATGTGGCCCGGGGCATGGGCATGGACCCCCGTATTGGGGACAAGTTCCTGCGGGCTGGTATCGGTTACGGCGGATCCTGCTTCCCGAAGGATACAAAAGCGCTACACTGGCTGGGCAACTTCCATGATCAAGAATTAAAGACGGTAAAAGCAGCCATTGAGGTTAACGAAAACCAAAAGCTGCGCCTTATCAAAAAAGCGCGTAAGTATTATAGCAGTTTTGAGGGCATTACCGTCGCGGTGCTGGGACTGACTTTCAAGCCTGGCACGGATGATCTGCGCGAAGCGCCGTCTTTGGCCAATATCCCTATCCTGCTGGATGATGGCGCGAAGGTCAAAGCCTATGACCCCTGCGGCGTGGAGAATTTTAAAAGAAAAGTCAGCGGGGATATTGTATATTGCGCCACCCCTGAAGAAACCTTGAGAGACGCTGATATTTGCTTTATCCTTACTGAATGGCCGGAAGTGATGGAACTGCAGCCTAATCATTTTCTCACCATGAGGCGTCCCATCATTTTAGATGGACGGAACTGTTATGATCCGGGGCTTATGGGAGACTATCCCCTGATTTACGATTCTATCGGAAGAACGATAATATCCAATCTAGACTAA